A region of the Stieleria neptunia genome:
ACCAGGTGCGCAAAGACTTAGGTTTGCGTGCGTCTTACCCTCGAAAATCTCCCGTGATTGCGACGCAACTGCATAGTCGAGACACGATGCCATCATCGTTCGCGCGTGGATCTGTCGGCGGGATCGGCTTGGTAAACGTGAACGGCATCCCAGAACTGTTGATCATGAGTCATGGATCCAAAAAGGAAACGACGTGGCAACGACTCAGTCAAGTTGGAACGACGCAGACGAAAATCACCCAAAGCCCGAACCAATTTCCATCTGCGCTCGACTTGGCAGTCTGTCGCGAATCGGGCCGCTGGGTGCATGTAGGGCGTGAGGAAGTGGTGTTCGGTGAATCGAGCAAGGATGCCTTCCGTGTAAAGCGCGTCGAAATGCCCCACGTGCGGTCAGCGGTTTTCTCCGATGAAGAACGAATACTCTATCTCTCGTTTCAGGAACGTCTGGAGGCCTGGGACGCGAACGCCATTTGGACGGATCGCTTCTGGGTTGATGGCGTCCGGGGCGAGCAACTCAAGTCCGTCAGAAAGATCAAGATTCGTGACGAGGGCGTGTTGTCGTTGCGCAGAGTTCCAAAATCGAAGGACCTGATTGGTTATTCTTCGAAGGCCGTGATCCGGTTCAACGGATTGACGGGCGAGACGGTTTGGGAAATCCCGTGCGACACGATGCCGACCATCATGGTTGATGCAAAAGCGGGCTATGTTTATCTGAAGAAGATCAACAAGTTGCAGAGCAACGGTATCCCAATCGTCGAAAGTTATGTCGACACGTTCAATGTTCATTTCGGGAACTTCGTCAGCTCAAGCAACTTACCGAAATTCATGAACGCGAACCATGCGATGTACGGAAAGTACGGAAGTCGCATGGCCATCAGCGGTCAGAAAGTGGTTGCCGTTTACGACCTTGCAACCATGGAACCGGTTTGGACCAAGGAGATACCGAGAGGTTTCTCGACCCGTTTGGCCTATTCCGAAGACGGAAATGCACTCGCAGTTCACGTCAACCTGGGAAACGGAAATGTCTCGCCGTTTGATGTCTGGAGCTTTCGAGAACCACCAAAGTGACGACGCGGCGACGTCATTTCCCCATGATATCGAACCCAAGCGCGCTGGAGCGAACAGCAGAAACGGGTTTCACCAAGCGCTCCGTCGCCGTGTTTCATTGACCTGTCGGGACGACGCCCCGAATAACGCCCCCTTCCCCTTAAGTTCTTGTGTCGATGGGGTAAGATCTCCAAAACAGAAAACTTCGAAATTGCCAATCCTCCGTCAAAGATGTCATGGTCCAATCCCACGAGCTGAAGCCGAACACTCTGTTTATCGAAGTTTCGGGTGCAGGTCTTCCTGAAGTGGATGGTCTGTTCGTTCCCTCGACGGCTCCGCCGACCGAGTCCGAATCGGGTACCGTTTCGAGCCTCGGTTACTGGAACGGCAAGATGGCGTGGGATCGCGCCGATGGCAAAAGTGCTCGAAGCCCGGCTCTGTCCTATTCCAACAGTTACAAGTCCTGGCGAATTTGTCGACTGGACGGTCATCTTGCCTACGACATGACCTGTGACGATGAACTGCCGCCGACCGATCGGCAATGGCACGTCTACAAGAAAGGCGTCGCTCCGGCTCCCAAGGTCGTGGTGCACCACAGCGACCCACGACTCCCCTGCCCCAAGGCCAATATTGTTTTCGTTCTGGGAGGACCGGGCGCGGGAAAAGGAACGATGTGCGAGCTCGCCGAGTCGCAACTCGGCTGGCACCACTTATCCGCCGGCGACCTGCTTCGCGCCGAGCGTGAAGCGGGCGGCCCGACCGCTGCGATCATCAACGAGGTCATTCGCGACGGAAAGTTGGCGCCGGATGAAATCATCGTCAGTCTGCTGAAGAAATCGATGGAGACGATTACTCGAACGACCGGCAAGAAGAATTTTCTGTTGGACGGCTTTCCCCGCTCGTTGGGCAACCTCGAAGGCTGGTACGACAGCTTCGGTCGAGATGCGGAGTTGCCAAAGATGCTGTACTTCGAGTGCCCTTACGATGTTTTGCGGCAGCGTATTCTGGGCCGAGCGAAGTACACCGGCAGACGCGATGACAATGTGGAGAGTTTGAAGAAGCGATTTGATACGTTCAAGGCGCAGACGCTGCCGACCGTTGAATTGTTCAAAAGCCAAGGCAAGTGTGTTGAGATCGACACGAGCCAAAGTCGCCAAGCGGTTTATGACGAAGTCGTCAGCCATCTGGCTGAGCACACCGACAAAGAGTTTGTGGCCAAACCGCTCACCGAGAGAGCGGAGATGCTGCTCGGATTAAGGCCCTATCCCAAGCAGAAGGCCTGAGCAGGTTGCTGACAGCGGATCGCCACGAAGCTCGATCGCGTGCAACACACATCGATCTTGATGGACCGCGTCAACCCCCGGGATCCGCCAGACGTCCATGGCGCACCGCCGGTCGGATTTGACTTGGGCGACTGGAAAGAAGAAACTAGGGGAAGGAAACGTACCCGGTTTCTTGCCGCCAGGGGATCACCACGCGGTTTTCAGACAGCGATCCTCTGGTTTTTTTGTGCGCGGAGGTCACCCGCAATGGCATCCGTCGGGTTCGAGACGACCGCCCGGCGTCCGCACTACAATGAATGGGATTCAACATGCTCCACTTCCTTGCCTCGATGCGGGCCCCTTGCCGCCGGTCATTCCCTGTCGATGTGCGACGCAGACTCGCTGCACTGGCGTTGGGAATCGCCGCGGCACTGACCGCGTCCGTTCTTTCGCCGACGGTTTTGCAGGCCGAACCGGTAACGCTTCCCAACCTCGTTTTGATTCTGGCCGATGATTTGGGTTACGGCGACGTCAGTTATCAGGGCGCGCCGGATGTCAAAACGCCCAACCTGGATCGATTGG
Encoded here:
- a CDS encoding nucleoside monophosphate kinase; this encodes MVQSHELKPNTLFIEVSGAGLPEVDGLFVPSTAPPTESESGTVSSLGYWNGKMAWDRADGKSARSPALSYSNSYKSWRICRLDGHLAYDMTCDDELPPTDRQWHVYKKGVAPAPKVVVHHSDPRLPCPKANIVFVLGGPGAGKGTMCELAESQLGWHHLSAGDLLRAEREAGGPTAAIINEVIRDGKLAPDEIIVSLLKKSMETITRTTGKKNFLLDGFPRSLGNLEGWYDSFGRDAELPKMLYFECPYDVLRQRILGRAKYTGRRDDNVESLKKRFDTFKAQTLPTVELFKSQGKCVEIDTSQSRQAVYDEVVSHLAEHTDKEFVAKPLTERAEMLLGLRPYPKQKA